CAAGGAAACGGAGGTGTTCGGCCAAATCTTCTTTTTTATAGAAAGCCGTACCGTAAATGCGTTGAAGCATTTTGTTTTTGCTATCGCCTCTCCAGTATGCTCCAGCGATGCTCAATAGCTTGAACTCTTTGATTTTCCCCGTTGATGGAACATGAATTCCACGACAAAGGTCAAAAAATTCCCCCTGCTCATAAAGCGTTACCTGCTGATCGGCAGGAATCGCATCGATCAACTCCAATTTATACTCGTCGCCGATTTCTTTAAAACGGGAAATCGCTTCATCACGACTCACTTCGATGCGGGAAATTTCCAAGTTTTCGTTGACGATTTTCTTCATTTCTTTTTCAATCAATGGAAGGTCTTCGGGAGTCAATGATTCCTCCAGATCCATATCATAGTAAAAGCCGCCCTCGATGACCGGACCTACGCCGAATTTAGCGTTTTTGTACAAACGTTTGATCGCTTGTGCCATCAAGTGTGCTGTACTGTGACGCAATACTTCAAGAGCATCCGCTGCGTCCTGTGTGACGATTTCGATTGTACCATCTTGTTCAATCGGACGTTTCAAATCATATAATTCACCATTGAATTTTCCGGCAATGGATTTTTTCCTTAAACCAGGACTGATGGATGCAGCGATGTCTTCAGTTGTTGTGCCTTTAGCAAACTCCTTAACCGCTCCGTCAGGAAAAGATATTTTCAGTAATTCTGACATTCAGTTTCACTCCTTCTTATTGTTCGAACAAATTACAGGTTTTTGATTCCATTACAACACAAAAAAGCCCGCCCCTGTATAAAACAGGGACGAGCTTAGTAATAAATATCATTAACCCGCGGTTCCACCCTCGTTCCAGCTTGCTTTTCACGGCAAAATGGCACTTGTAACTTGGTAACGGCAGCTTCCCGTCAGCTCATATTCGCAGAATGCCTGCTTTCCGAGCCGAAGTTTAAAGGTGGTAAGTGTTCCATGCGAATAGGAAGCTTACAGCCTGTTGGCTCCCCTCTCTGATAATCGGCGACTAGAATACCCTTGTCCTCATCATAACTTTTAGTTTTTTAATAGTATGTAGGAAATTATAATTTGTTATACGGTGAAAATCAAGGTTAATTTTCTTTTTTCCACGAAAGATCATTCAAATGCATCGAAAATGACGAAAGTGGCAAGATGGTCGCCCGTTCTTCGAAAATCCTTGAAATGGTCTGGATCAGCCCTTCTTCCTTGTCATCGGTATAGATGCACAAGTTTTCGGGTGCAATCGATAAAAGCGGGGCAAGTATCACCGTATCGAGAAAAAGTGAACTTTTGACAAGAAGCCTCCTGTCGATCATACTATTGATTTTTGGCCGGTCGAGTTTGCTGAATTTCTGATCATAGAAATGAAAACCATCCCGGTTGACCAGGTGCAGCTTTCTTAATTTCGACTCCTGCCCATGAAGGCAATCACGGAGAGTGGCAATGAAATTTTGATAGTCCTGTTCCAGCTTGTATTCATCAATAGCCTTAACGACATACTTTTCCAAAGTGTGCTGAAATGATTTTAAACGGAAGGTCGTAAAAGAATCGAATGAAAAAGATACCTTCCCAGCCAAGATGCTTTGAAGTCCTTCCTCAATCAATCGTTTCTCCGTACTGAATGCTCCATCTTGATTCCTGGCTCTTTCCACCTCGATGATCGATGATGCAATTTCAATGATGGCTTCAATTTCTTCCCGTTCCCTATAAAAAAATTTACCGACTATTATTTGCTCCAGAACAGGAAGCGTCTTTTCTTCCAATAAAAAAGAATGAAATGCATCACGAAGCAGAATTAGCCATTTATCACCTGAAGACTTCGTCATATCCACATGCATGCCTTGTTGCGGAAGAAATCGAATGTATGCTTGAAATTCTGCCCCCAGTGGATGGACAGAAACAAAATTCAGTAATTTCATTGCCTCTGAATCGTTTTGAAACGAAATTTGCACTACGACATCCCCCCTTCCCCCTTGCTTCTTTGTTCATGTATATGGGGATGGGGACGTGTTTAGAAGTAGGATGGGCCTTGTAAAAAGAAAAAAGTGACCTCCATTAAGAGACCACTTTCCTTCATCTTCTCCGATTCAAGCCATCCAGCTTGACCGGCTCCGCTAAATATTGAATTCTTTCCATTATCCTGGCCGCCTTCACTTCTTCCTTCTCACCACGCTGTGAAAAGGTTAGGTGGTTTTCCAGGCCATTCAGGTCAAAATTCGAAGTGAAAAACGTCGGCAGGTTTTCCAGCATCCTAAATTGCAAAATCGGACCAAAAACCTCATCGCGTCCCCAGCTCGTCATGGACTCCGCTCCAATATCATCCAGCATGAGGACAGGCGCCGTTTTCACCATCTCAATTTTTTCATTGACCGTATTATCACCTATCGACCCCTTAAGTTCCCGCAAGTAGTCAGGGACATAGACAATAAGGGAGGAAATTTGCCTTTCTGCAAGTTCATTGGCAATCGCACCTAATAAGTACGTTTTCCCAACACCGAATTTCCCATATATATATAAGCCTTTTTGCATTTTACCTGGCTCATATTCCATAATGAACGACATCGCCTTACTTAAAACACCCAAGCGTTTGTTTTCATTATCCGTTTGAGTAAAGTCCTCAATGGTCGCCCTTAAAATATCCTTCGGTACATACAGGCTGCGGATCAATTTTTCCCGTTTCCGCTTTTCATCCTCTGCCAATTTCCGCGGGCAGATTTCATAATTCAGGTTCAGGGCCTTCCCTTGAACCACCAATTTGGGATAATACCCTTGCATCATATTGATGCAGCCATTCAAGCTTGGACATTTATCACATTTATTGCTTTGTGAAGTGAACTCATAAAGCTTCCCCAAGTTTTTATCAATCATTTCCTTCGTGACCGTCGAACTGTTGGCATTCAAAAATAACCGCACTTGTTCGTCTTCAAAAATCTCCTGTTTCAGCTTTTCATAACGCTGTTGAAATTGGTTTGTATTGGCCAATTTATTAAGGGATCTATTAATCTTTTCCATCGTTCATTTCACCTCCTGCTTTCCACTGCTTCCATTTCTCCTGTAGCTCGCGTTTCTGGGCATTCAATTCAGGCTGATCTGCATTCTGCTCCAGCTGTGCTTCTTCTTTTTTCTCAAGCCACTCCGGAACCACTTCTTCCCGTATCGCCTTTTTCCGGCTACCCTTCGCAGCATTCCTGCTTCCTTGAGCCCAGTCCTGATATTTCCTATGTTCATTTTTAGCTAGTTCCATCGCCTCGACGACCGTAGAGACCTTCAGCCGTGCCCAATGGCCTGCCAGCTTTTCCACATAGCCCTTCGTGAACTTCATATCCGTTTTGAGCATGACGTATTCAATCAAGACATTGACGACACCCGGATTCAGCTTTTGATTGATCATCACGCCCTCAACCACTTTTAAATCACCGCTTGATGGCTCTGCACCGCCAGACAATTGCATCAGTCGCTCCCTTGGGGAAATCGTCTCCAAATGACGGATTAACTCTTGTTCCTGTGTTTTCGGTTCTTCTTTTTGTGTCCGTTCACGAATCGGCTGCACCCGATTGACTAGGGAAGGCATATCTGCCTGCCGTTCGATCTGGTACCAGTCCCTTGCCGCCTTTCTGAGCACTTCCTCATCGATCTCATCATCCAATGAAACGGCATCCATTACTAGTTTTTGCATTTCCAGCGGATCAATGCCATATAAAAAAGCAAGTTTGGCAATCGTACTTTTTATTTTCGGAGTAAAGGCCTTTTTCGGTACGATTGAGGATTTCATCCCGGCAAATAAAAGGTCAAAATCAAATAAGTCATCAAATCCCGATGGCTCGACGCCCTCCGTCCGATCGATGAATTGCTGTTCAGGCATCGGTTTCCATTCGTTCTTCGCTTCATCCGTTACATATAAAGAGTCCAAATGATCTGATGAGAATACTTCCGCAAAAGATTTAGTCACACCTTCATATTGATCGGTTAAGATATGATCATCACAAAAGAATCTTTTTAACCGGTTGAATTGCGCTTTGCCGATTTTTTTGTACAAGTAAATATTCAGCATTCCATCCGTGAAAAACTGCTGCGGGGAAAGCGGCGGGTTTAACTCATAGATGAATTCCTTCGTTTCATTTTTCGATTTCTTATATACATTCAACAGACCAATTCCTTCAAGTAAAAGGCGTGCTTCGTAAATATCACCTAACTTAAGGCCGATGGTATTCATTAATTGATAATGTGAGGAGGATTCCGACCATAGCCTGTTTTCCTCCAGCTCACTCCATAACGTCATATATAGGCTAATGCAGATAGGTCCAATAAGAGGTTGATATAGTCGGGTAAGTATTTTCCGATCATAATCATGAAGCAGCCCCGCAGATGAGACCAAATATGAATCCGCTGGGAGCAATTCTTGCCAATGCATTGACATCTCCATTCAAACCTTTCAAAAGATGTAGTGAAAAAAGAGCCAAAGTGAATCTTCAGCTCTACTTTCTTTCCTTATTTATTAAATCTTTCAATTCATCGATAAAGACATTGATATCTTTAAATTGCCGATAGACGGATGCGAACCTTACATAGGCAACCTCATCGACTTCCGCCAGCTTGTCCATTACCATTTCGCCGACATTGTCGCTTTTCACTTCCGATATGCCCTGGTTGCGCAGTTCTTTTTCTACATAACTGGTAATTTGCTCTAGTTCCTTCAAGGGAACCGGGCGTTTTTCGCAAGCCCTGATTAAGCCACGCAGGATTTTATCACGACTGAACTCTTCCCGTGTCCCGCCCTTTTTCACTACAATAAGCGGTGTTTCCTCCACCTTTTCAAATGTCGTGAATCGAAAACCACATGCCTCACATTCACGGCGTCGTCGAATCGATTTACTTTCATCGACTGGCCTGGAATCGAGCACTCTTGTTCCGTTATATTGACATGATGGGCATTTCATCATTATCAGCTCCGTATTTTATGTAGGACTCCCCTATCTAAATGTTCCCCAAGGATTTACTTCTCTATCTTAATCTTATATTAAAAGGAACGGCCAGTACAAGTAAAAAGTGTAACTTCCAGCAGCAGGCACATTCGTTCTGCCCTTGGAGCACCTTTATCAAGGTCTTTGTGCTACAAGGCAATCCTTAGCTATAAAGTGAGCAGGCTGCCGATTCATTGCATTAAAAAAGAGATGCACCCATGGCATCTCTGTGTATACGTGTTTTTTATAGGGCACTTATATTAGCTTTTTTCATTTGTACAGGACCTAATCCACGTGGTAATTCTATGTTTTCACGTGTTTGCGCATTCAAAGCTTCTGCAATATAATCTGCCGCAATATTCGGATCCAAGTTACCGCATGTATAGACATCGATGCTCGCATAGCCGTGTTCTGGAAAACTGTGAATCGTTAAGTGTGATTCAGAAATGATGACAACCCCGCTGACTCCTTGTGGAGCAAATTTGTGAAAGGCAACTTCCCGTACCTCTGCACCTGATTTCAAAGCAGCATCAACAAAAATCTTTTCAATTAAATCGATATTGTTCAGTTTTTCAAAGTCACAACCCCAAAGTTCAGAAATGACATGTCTACCCATTGTTTCCATAGTGTAAGCTGTTTCCATATTAAGCTTCCCCCTTACCATGATTTAAAAATAAGTTCTGATAACTACCACGGGGGAAAGTTAGTCCAAAGAGGTCCTAACCCTTTAAGTAGCCATCATGCAAACCGCTTTTGAAGAAGTTCACGATTCATAGTATATATGGTTTGAATTTTTTTTGCAACTCCAAATTGAAATTTTGGAAAGATAAACTTTATATGTAATAGGGATATAGCGAAGGTTCCAATGTGGGGGGAATTCTGTTTTCCGGGTTTATTCAGCGCCTTAAAGCAGCCAGGAATTGATGGATCACTGCATTAAAAATAGCCCGCTAAAAAATTTTAGCAGGCTCAGACTGTTGACAAACCCGATAATAATTGAGTTTGTCTACTGTTTTTTAGGTTTTTTATATTTGTCCGTTGATTGGAACGTAGGGCACTCGCTTTCCGCGGGCGTTCCGGGAGCCTCCTCGGCGCCATGGCGCCTTTGGGGTCTCCCTTGGACGCGCTTTTCCCGCAGGAGCCTCGTACCTTCCGTTCCAATCAACTTTGTTTTAACAGTAAGATAGAACACCTTTTACCTACAGTCTATTTAAGGAAGAAACCAAGGAGATTAAGGACAGTTCAACTGATACTGAGAGTAGCTACTATTTGAAGGATGAACGAACAAAACAAGTTTGCCTATTCGTTTCATGCGGCATCAAACCGCAATGGATTTATGTTGGGGACGACCCGGAAATACGCATGATATTCATATCTTAGAGCCTCTGGTTAAACAAGTGATTGAGAAAGTTGGAAAACCAAGAGCAGTTGCCGCAGATGCAAAAGAAAAGCATGGTATGCGTTGGGTCAACATTCTCTATAACTGCTTCAAATCCAATAAAAATCAAAAAGGTTTCGGAATGTGACCATTTTGAAACCCTTTTGACTACAAACTGAGCCCGCTAAAAAATTTTAGCAGGCTCGATTTTATTTCATTATTTTACTGATAGTTCGACTTCGGAAGTTTTTTTCAACTCGGATCCCACCAATTTCACAAGATCCACTACCCGGTTGGAGTAACCCCACTCATTATCATACCATGCAAGGACTTTCACTTTCCTGTCCCCAATCATCATCGTCGTCAAACCATCGATGATTGCAGAGTGAGGATTCGTTTTGAAATCACTTGAAACTAAAGGTTCCATCGTGAATTCCATAATTCCTTTGAGTTCATTCTCTGAAGCATCGATGAAGGCTTGGTTCACTTCATCAATCGTGACATCACGGTTTAAATCCACAACAAGATCAACTAGAGATACGTTAGGTGTCGGTACGCGGATCGCCATTCCATGAAGCTTGCCTTTTAATTGCGGCAACACTAGTGAGATGGCTTTTGCAGCTCCTGTAGTCGTAGGAATCATGCTTTCCGCAGCGGCACGGGCACGTCTTAAGTCTTTGTGCGGGTTATCAATATTATTTTGATCATTTGTATAAGAATGGATCGTTGTCATTAAACCGTTGTTTATGCCGAATTTTTCATCAAGCACTTTTGCAACCGGTCCAAGACAGTTGGTTGTACAAGATGCATTAGATATGACGAAATGCTTGTCAATTTCCAGCACTTCCTGATTTACACCCATTACAATGGTAACGTCTTCATTTTTACCCGGCGCTGATAAAATAACTCTTTTTGCTCCTGCATCTAAATGAAGAGCCGCTTTAGAACGATCATTGAATTTGCCCGTAGCTTCAATTACAATATCTATGTTCATCTCTTTCCAAGGCAATAGCTTTGGATCGCGGTTATTTATTAGTTTTACTCGGCGGCCATTCACTATTAGTGAATCATCTTCCGCTATAATGATACCGTCGAATTTTCCATGTATCGTATCATATTTTAGTAAGTGTGCTAAAGTTTCAGCTGGATAGCTTGCATTAATGGCAACAATGTCCAAACTCTCATCTAATATGGCCTTTCGGAAAACCATTCTTCCAATTCTCCCAAACCCGTTAATCGCTATTCTTGAATTCATTGTTCGGACCCTCCAGAAAATATTAATGTTATACTTATTACCCTTCACATGTAATTAGTATAACATAATTCAAAGGAATTGTGCTAATAAAAATGCGGATTGTACTTATTTTTTCAACACAAAAAGAAGAAACCGGGTGGTTTCTTCTTTTTATCATAATTATATGACATGCCATTCGCTAAGTATGGACTTCACTTGCCTCTTCGTTTCATTAATGTCCCCATTATTGTCGATGACGGCATCCGCTAAAGCCTTTTTATCGGCCAAGGGCATTTGCGAATTGATCCTGGCAAGTGCCTCCGTCTCCGAAAGACCATTCCTGTTCATTAATCGCTGCAATTGAACTTGCTCATCCACATAGATCAAAAGCGACTTTTCCACCATGAATGTCAGCTTACTTTCGAATAGGAGCGGAATATCCATGAACACCGTTTCTTCCCCTGATGATAGTGCCTCTTCCGTTTTGAGGCGCATCCAATTCCTGACGGCAGGATGCACGATGCCATTCAATAGCAATCTCTTTTCCTGATCATTAAATATGATCGACCCGAGCTTTACGCGATCTATATTCCCATCCGGCAATAAGATATCTTCACCAAATGCCTTCACAACTTGATGATAGGCCTCTTCTCCTGGCTCAACGACAGCACGGGAAGCCAGATCTGCATCGACAATCGTGAATCCGAGTTCCTGTAAACAAAGGCTGACGGTGCTTTTCCCACTGGCGATGCCTCCGGTGATTCCAATGATTTGTCCCATAAGCTCCCCCTTTTAACCATGCATCATAACTTGAATAAACCGATGATAATCAATAGTACACCTGGAAGAAAGGTCAAATGCTGGACAACT
The DNA window shown above is from Peribacillus sp. FSL P2-0133 and carries:
- the ytxC gene encoding sporulation protein YtxC, yielding MQISFQNDSEAMKLLNFVSVHPLGAEFQAYIRFLPQQGMHVDMTKSSGDKWLILLRDAFHSFLLEEKTLPVLEQIIVGKFFYREREEIEAIIEIASSIIEVERARNQDGAFSTEKRLIEEGLQSILAGKVSFSFDSFTTFRLKSFQHTLEKYVVKAIDEYKLEQDYQNFIATLRDCLHGQESKLRKLHLVNRDGFHFYDQKFSKLDRPKINSMIDRRLLVKSSLFLDTVILAPLLSIAPENLCIYTDDKEEGLIQTISRIFEERATILPLSSFSMHLNDLSWKKEN
- the dnaI gene encoding primosomal protein DnaI; the encoded protein is MEKINRSLNKLANTNQFQQRYEKLKQEIFEDEQVRLFLNANSSTVTKEMIDKNLGKLYEFTSQSNKCDKCPSLNGCINMMQGYYPKLVVQGKALNLNYEICPRKLAEDEKRKREKLIRSLYVPKDILRATIEDFTQTDNENKRLGVLSKAMSFIMEYEPGKMQKGLYIYGKFGVGKTYLLGAIANELAERQISSLIVYVPDYLRELKGSIGDNTVNEKIEMVKTAPVLMLDDIGAESMTSWGRDEVFGPILQFRMLENLPTFFTSNFDLNGLENHLTFSQRGEKEEVKAARIMERIQYLAEPVKLDGLNRRR
- a CDS encoding DnaD domain protein, which gives rise to MHWQELLPADSYLVSSAGLLHDYDRKILTRLYQPLIGPICISLYMTLWSELEENRLWSESSSHYQLMNTIGLKLGDIYEARLLLEGIGLLNVYKKSKNETKEFIYELNPPLSPQQFFTDGMLNIYLYKKIGKAQFNRLKRFFCDDHILTDQYEGVTKSFAEVFSSDHLDSLYVTDEAKNEWKPMPEQQFIDRTEGVEPSGFDDLFDFDLLFAGMKSSIVPKKAFTPKIKSTIAKLAFLYGIDPLEMQKLVMDAVSLDDEIDEEVLRKAARDWYQIERQADMPSLVNRVQPIRERTQKEEPKTQEQELIRHLETISPRERLMQLSGGAEPSSGDLKVVEGVMINQKLNPGVVNVLIEYVMLKTDMKFTKGYVEKLAGHWARLKVSTVVEAMELAKNEHRKYQDWAQGSRNAAKGSRKKAIREEVVPEWLEKKEEAQLEQNADQPELNAQKRELQEKWKQWKAGGEMNDGKD
- the nrdR gene encoding transcriptional regulator NrdR, producing MKCPSCQYNGTRVLDSRPVDESKSIRRRRECEACGFRFTTFEKVEETPLIVVKKGGTREEFSRDKILRGLIRACEKRPVPLKELEQITSYVEKELRNQGISEVKSDNVGEMVMDKLAEVDEVAYVRFASVYRQFKDINVFIDELKDLINKERK
- the speD gene encoding adenosylmethionine decarboxylase, with translation METMGRHVISELWGCDFEKLNNIDLIEKIFVDAALKSGAEVREVAFHKFAPQGVSGVVIISESHLTIHSFPEHGYASIDVYTCGNLDPNIAADYIAEALNAQTRENIELPRGLGPVQMKKANISAL
- a CDS encoding glyceraldehyde-3-phosphate dehydrogenase, whose product is MNSRIAINGFGRIGRMVFRKAILDESLDIVAINASYPAETLAHLLKYDTIHGKFDGIIIAEDDSLIVNGRRVKLINNRDPKLLPWKEMNIDIVIEATGKFNDRSKAALHLDAGAKRVILSAPGKNEDVTIVMGVNQEVLEIDKHFVISNASCTTNCLGPVAKVLDEKFGINNGLMTTIHSYTNDQNNIDNPHKDLRRARAAAESMIPTTTGAAKAISLVLPQLKGKLHGMAIRVPTPNVSLVDLVVDLNRDVTIDEVNQAFIDASENELKGIMEFTMEPLVSSDFKTNPHSAIIDGLTTMMIGDRKVKVLAWYDNEWGYSNRVVDLVKLVGSELKKTSEVELSVK
- the coaE gene encoding dephospho-CoA kinase (Dephospho-CoA kinase (CoaE) performs the final step in coenzyme A biosynthesis.), producing the protein MGQIIGITGGIASGKSTVSLCLQELGFTIVDADLASRAVVEPGEEAYHQVVKAFGEDILLPDGNIDRVKLGSIIFNDQEKRLLLNGIVHPAVRNWMRLKTEEALSSGEETVFMDIPLLFESKLTFMVEKSLLIYVDEQVQLQRLMNRNGLSETEALARINSQMPLADKKALADAVIDNNGDINETKRQVKSILSEWHVI